GGGGGTAGTCGGAGGCTTCATCGTCATCAGCGCCGACGATCCGGGTCCCCATTCGTCCCAGACGGAACAGGACAGCCGCCTTTTGGCCATGCTGGCCAAGGTTCCGGTGCTGGACCCGGATTCACCGGCTCAGGGCCAGGAGCTGGTAGCCCTGGGTTATGAGCTTTCCGAAGCGTTCCAGGTGCCGGTCATGCTCAGGCCGACGACCCGGGTTTGCCACGCCTGCCAGGACATTCAGCCTGCTCCGGTGATGAAGCTGGAACGCCGGGCCGATTTCAGGAAAGAACCCTCACGATGGGCGGCCACACCAAACTTCCGCTACCGGCTCCACCTTGAACTGAACGACAAGCTGGCCCGCATTGCTGCCCATGGGCCGACTGCTCCCCGCCGCCTCAATCCCCATATACGATCAAAGAAGGCTATAGTGGCGTCTGGGGCTGCTGCCGGACATGCCAAAGAGCTCATGACCAACCTTGGGCTTCTGGATGAAATTGCCTTTTTCCAGGTGCTCCAGCCCTATCCGCTTCATATCCGGTTCATCGAAGAGGTTCTGCGGGAATACGATGAGATCATGGTGCTGGAAGAGACCACCGGTGTCATCGAAATGCAGCTCCGTGACCGTGCAAAGGTGCGGGGCAAGCTGTCCGGAGTCGTCCCCGAGGCGGGAGAGCTTCTTCCGGAGTTGATAGAAAAGATCATTGCAGATTTTGCCGGCGTTACCGTTCCCCCGGTGCCCAAGGCTCCGGCAGGTGGCGGCCGGCGGCCAACGCTGTGTCCCGGTTGCCCGCACCGGGCCAGCTTCTATGCCATTAAAAAGGCTGCTCCCAAAGGGATCTATCCGAGTGATATCGGCTGCTACACCCTGGGGGCCAACCTGGGTGGTGTGGATACGGTACTGTGCATGGGGGCGGCGGTGAGCCAGGCGGCAGGATTCCATCATGCCTACCGTATTTCGGGAGAAGAGCGGGATGTGGTTGCGACCATCGGCGATTCCACCTTTTTCCATGCCGGGATACCCCCGCTGATCGATGCGGTGAGTCAGAACGCGCGTTTCGTCCTGGTAATCCTGGACAACTCCACCACCGCCATGACCGGCAATCAGCCGACACCGGCCATGCCCCTTGCCGGTGGCGTTCCGGTTGAGATCAGCTCCGTGGTCGAGGGCTGCGGGGTGCGTTTCTGCAGGACCGGCGATCCCCTTGATCTCCCCGGCTTTACCAAACTGGTGAAAGAGGCGGTGGACTTTGCCAGAAAAGAGAGCGTGGCGGTGGTCATTGCCAAAAGCCCTTGCCTGGTGGACAAAAATCGGCCGAAACAGCAGCGCAGCCAGGTGGAGGTGGAGGCAACCTGCACCGGTTGCCGGGTCTGCACCAGTCAGTTCGAGTGCCCGGCACTGATCTATGACGAGGCGACGAAAAAGGTAAGGGTCGACCTGCTCATCTGCAGCGGTTGTGCCGTCTGTCTTGACGTGTGTCCCTCCCGCTCGATCACCAGGGAGGAGAAGCCATGAACCAACAATTAATCATTTCCGGAGTCGGCGGCCAGGGCATCCTCTTCATTACCCGGCTTCTGGCAGAGACGGCCATCCATAAGGGGCTGCCGGTGCTCACCTCCGAAACGCACGGCATGGCCCAGCGGGGCGGCATCGTCATTTCCCACCTGAAGGTTGGCGACTTTTCCAGTCCCCTGGTCAGGCCTGGGCAGGCTGATGGCCTGCTCGCCCTAAAAGCTGAAACGGTAGCGCTGCACCGCCATTTTCTCAATAACGGCGGCTGGATTGTTGCCAATGCAACCTCACTTGCCGTGGTGGAAACGGAGCATCCCCTTGCCACCATGGATGCGGATACTGTCGCCCTTGCCATGGGCAATCCACAGTCGATAAACCTGATTGTCCTCGGCCGGGCTCTGGCTGAACCTGACCGGTTGTTCTGCACCTCAGCCGAAGTGGAGAGGACCATTCAGCAAAAACTTTCGGGAAAGAAGAAACAGCTGGACGGGGCAATTGCTGCTTTTCGCGCCGGGATTGAAGGCTGTCAAGGAAGGAGTAACTGACAGATGTTGAGACGTTTTCCCGCCAAATTTGCCACTCCGGCGGAACTATCCCGCCTCCAGCTCTCGGGGCTGCAATGGACCGTCCGCCATGCCTGGGATAACTCCCCATTCTATCGTCAAAGCCTGGAATCGGCGGGGGTACGACCTGAAGACATAAAGTCCCTGGATGACCTGCGCCGTCTTCCCTTTACCACCGCCCAGGACCTTGCCGCTGGCTATCCCTTTGCCTTGAGAGCTGCACCTTTTGAGGATATCGTCCGCATCCATGCTTCATCGGGCACCACCGGCAAGCGGAAGGTTCTCTGTTACACACAGAAGGACCTGGATGACTGGCAGGCGATGTTTGCCCGCTGCTACGAACTGGCCGGACTGACCAGGGAAGACCGGGTGCAGATCGCCGTCGGGTATGGCCTGTGGACCGCCGGCATCGGTTTTCAGCTGGCCTGCGAAAAATTCGGTGCCATGTGCATCCCGGTCGGCCCTGGCAATCTGGACATTCAGATCGGCTTTCTCCAGGACCTCCAGTCGACGGTTTTCTGCTGTACCGCTTCCATGGGTCTGCTCTTGGCCGAAGAGGTGAACCGGCTCGGCCTCAAGGATAGCCTGAACCTGAAAAAGATCATCATGGGGGCGGAGCGGAGTTCCAGTGCCATGCTGAAAACCATGCACGAGTTTCTCGGCGTCGAGGAAATATACGACATTACCGGCCTGACCGAGCTCTATGGCCCCGGTACCGGGCTGTCCTGCCGCTTTGATAACGGCATCCATTACTGGGCCGATTACTATATCCTGGAAGTGCTGAACCCGGAGACCATGGAACCGGTCGCCCCGGGCGAAGTGGGGGAGATGGTCTTCACTACCCTGGGCAAGGAAGGGGCGCCGCTGATCCGCTACAGGTCCCGTGACCTGACCCGGCTCCTGGAGGGTGATTGCCCCTGCGGGTGCACGCTTCCCCGTCACGACCGGATCCTTGGCCGCTCCGACGACGTGGTTATTTTCCGCGGCGTCAACATTTATCCGGGTCAGCTGGATGAGGTGCTGACCCGCGTTCCGGGCATCGGCAGCGAATACCAGATCATCCTCGACCATGGGGAGGACGGCAGGGATTACATGCTGGCGCGGGTCGAACGTGCCCGCAACGGGGAATCTGTTTC
This region of Geotalea daltonii FRC-32 genomic DNA includes:
- a CDS encoding thiamine pyrophosphate-dependent enzyme, which gives rise to MSNDNRRLMQGNEAIARALVENGCAMATSYPGTPASEILSGVMAWQKAEGLAMHVEWAINEKVALEIAYAGSQSGLRTAVAMKQVGLNVASDPFMSAAYLGVVGGFIVISADDPGPHSSQTEQDSRLLAMLAKVPVLDPDSPAQGQELVALGYELSEAFQVPVMLRPTTRVCHACQDIQPAPVMKLERRADFRKEPSRWAATPNFRYRLHLELNDKLARIAAHGPTAPRRLNPHIRSKKAIVASGAAAGHAKELMTNLGLLDEIAFFQVLQPYPLHIRFIEEVLREYDEIMVLEETTGVIEMQLRDRAKVRGKLSGVVPEAGELLPELIEKIIADFAGVTVPPVPKAPAGGGRRPTLCPGCPHRASFYAIKKAAPKGIYPSDIGCYTLGANLGGVDTVLCMGAAVSQAAGFHHAYRISGEERDVVATIGDSTFFHAGIPPLIDAVSQNARFVLVILDNSTTAMTGNQPTPAMPLAGGVPVEISSVVEGCGVRFCRTGDPLDLPGFTKLVKEAVDFARKESVAVVIAKSPCLVDKNRPKQQRSQVEVEATCTGCRVCTSQFECPALIYDEATKKVRVDLLICSGCAVCLDVCPSRSITREEKP
- a CDS encoding indolepyruvate oxidoreductase subunit beta, with product MNQQLIISGVGGQGILFITRLLAETAIHKGLPVLTSETHGMAQRGGIVISHLKVGDFSSPLVRPGQADGLLALKAETVALHRHFLNNGGWIVANATSLAVVETEHPLATMDADTVALAMGNPQSINLIVLGRALAEPDRLFCTSAEVERTIQQKLSGKKKQLDGAIAAFRAGIEGCQGRSN
- a CDS encoding phenylacetate--CoA ligase, translating into MLRRFPAKFATPAELSRLQLSGLQWTVRHAWDNSPFYRQSLESAGVRPEDIKSLDDLRRLPFTTAQDLAAGYPFALRAAPFEDIVRIHASSGTTGKRKVLCYTQKDLDDWQAMFARCYELAGLTREDRVQIAVGYGLWTAGIGFQLACEKFGAMCIPVGPGNLDIQIGFLQDLQSTVFCCTASMGLLLAEEVNRLGLKDSLNLKKIIMGAERSSSAMLKTMHEFLGVEEIYDITGLTELYGPGTGLSCRFDNGIHYWADYYILEVLNPETMEPVAPGEVGEMVFTTLGKEGAPLIRYRSRDLTRLLEGDCPCGCTLPRHDRILGRSDDVVIFRGVNIYPGQLDEVLTRVPGIGSEYQIILDHGEDGRDYMLARVERARNGESVSDSQVMKSIVSGIKHTLLVSCSVELVDHGTLPRSEKKTKRIFDKRRFE